One window from the genome of Leuconostoc suionicum encodes:
- a CDS encoding SpaA isopeptide-forming pilin-related protein → MKNNIHKIVNGLFLRVFGILLILSTLVVNALMIPLTTVSAASDITPQYTSNSTGVFPTNSWTIPGQNTVINHQGGDTSNSWDKNSSWNGDSSDTSKSYLKFGTDTSNPDYQIRKYAKETSTPGLYDVYLNAKGNEVKNIKPIDIVLVVDMSGSMNSSVNGGNDRVGAARQGVKNFLKTINDAGIGQYVNVGVVGFSSPDYISSSGTLSENIDASDNQAHITRINNLLANDFTGGTFTQLGIRTGQSMLASDSNDHKKMMILLTDGVPTFSYKVTGATTINGTDYGTAFGTNRDEPGFTSQLWKASGNSRTPSSYNVSGKTIKDTWPATLGESLIAKNQSTELHALGIQLSKDVGYTNNNSYTYLTDSQVRDRMKLLASPGLYQDANSAADVETYLKNQAKDVLSQFNTVNQGSISDPLGSQFIYGDDTPTVKSVGSSVVQNLPTVTKSNGSISVSNINLGKDQEIQIHYQVHLNTESDNFKPDYWYQMNGKTTFTPTKDSNAVEFGVPSAKAPGTELKVTKQWQELLDSSKRPDSINFEVTRTANNQSNDWRATGTLGKSDNWSKTFKQLNRNNQLISLPAYDNKGGTFNYQVLNESTDGYVSSITNKTNESTITNTQYGLIIDKYASNSKNKLTGAEFIVKSADGKQSYTLTDNQLQQLTPGDYTIQETKSPSGYQLDSTVYPITLSQDGKWSSSGQGINVKSPTTDGNGYKDGFSIATDKSNNTDNNNVVRFVKNDAFKKFDLTVNKVDKTTGNALKDAKFTLTDSDGKTSVYKETDPTSTFTFENLSSGTYTLKESKAPDGYIASKDVTIIISDDGSVKITNNNGDWKSTLQNDAGNNQISLTVNNSNKTVFPSTGGTGIVHYMLIAGAFILIALGASGYYIFRIKRGNRS, encoded by the coding sequence ATGAAAAATAACATTCACAAGATTGTGAACGGTTTATTTCTGCGTGTCTTTGGGATTTTGTTGATATTGTCAACATTAGTAGTAAATGCGTTGATGATACCATTGACTACAGTATCTGCTGCGAGTGATATTACGCCACAGTATACGAGTAATAGTACAGGCGTATTTCCCACTAATTCGTGGACTATTCCAGGTCAAAATACGGTGATAAATCATCAAGGTGGAGATACTAGTAATAGCTGGGACAAGAACAGCAGTTGGAATGGGGATTCATCTGATACATCAAAATCATATTTGAAATTTGGTACGGATACTAGTAACCCAGATTATCAAATTCGGAAGTATGCTAAAGAAACATCTACACCAGGATTATACGATGTCTACTTGAATGCTAAAGGCAATGAAGTTAAGAACATTAAACCGATCGATATTGTTTTAGTTGTTGATATGTCGGGATCAATGAACTCATCTGTAAATGGTGGAAATGACCGAGTTGGTGCAGCTCGTCAAGGTGTTAAAAATTTCTTGAAAACCATTAACGATGCCGGAATCGGTCAGTACGTTAATGTCGGTGTAGTTGGCTTTTCCAGTCCAGATTATATAAGTAGTTCAGGAACGCTGTCTGAAAATATTGATGCATCTGATAATCAAGCGCATATAACGAGAATTAATAATTTATTAGCTAACGACTTTACAGGTGGAACTTTCACACAATTAGGAATTCGTACAGGTCAAAGCATGCTCGCTAGTGACAGTAATGATCACAAGAAAATGATGATCTTGTTAACTGATGGAGTGCCTACATTTTCATACAAGGTTACTGGGGCAACGACTATTAATGGAACAGATTATGGGACAGCATTCGGTACAAATCGAGACGAACCAGGATTTACTTCTCAGTTATGGAAAGCAAGTGGAAATAGTAGAACACCCTCATCGTATAACGTTTCTGGGAAAACTATTAAGGATACTTGGCCAGCAACATTAGGTGAATCATTAATTGCAAAAAATCAAAGTACCGAATTACATGCATTGGGCATTCAGTTATCCAAAGATGTAGGTTATACAAATAATAATAGCTATACATACTTAACTGATAGCCAAGTACGTGATCGGATGAAGCTATTGGCCTCTCCTGGTCTTTATCAAGATGCTAACAGTGCAGCTGATGTAGAAACGTATTTGAAAAATCAAGCAAAAGATGTTCTGAGTCAATTCAACACGGTCAACCAAGGCAGTATTTCAGATCCGTTAGGTTCTCAATTTATCTATGGGGATGACACGCCGACTGTTAAGAGTGTAGGAAGTAGTGTTGTTCAGAATTTACCAACAGTTACCAAATCAAACGGAAGTATCTCTGTAAGTAATATTAATCTGGGGAAAGATCAAGAAATTCAAATACATTATCAGGTTCATTTAAATACTGAATCAGATAATTTTAAACCGGATTACTGGTATCAGATGAATGGCAAAACAACATTTACACCGACAAAGGATAGTAATGCTGTCGAATTTGGTGTTCCCTCTGCTAAAGCACCTGGAACGGAGCTAAAAGTTACCAAGCAATGGCAAGAATTGCTTGATTCATCGAAGCGACCAGATAGTATTAATTTTGAAGTAACGCGAACTGCGAACAACCAATCAAATGATTGGCGGGCCACTGGTACTTTGGGTAAATCGGATAATTGGTCTAAAACTTTCAAACAGTTGAATAGAAATAATCAATTGATTTCGTTACCAGCTTATGATAACAAAGGTGGAACGTTCAATTATCAGGTGCTAAACGAAAGTACGGATGGTTATGTTTCAAGCATTACTAACAAAACAAATGAGTCAACGATAACAAATACACAATATGGTTTGATTATTGATAAGTATGCAAGTAACTCGAAAAATAAACTCACTGGAGCTGAATTTATTGTTAAATCAGCAGATGGCAAGCAGTCCTATACATTAACAGATAATCAGTTACAGCAACTGACACCAGGGGATTACACCATTCAAGAAACTAAAAGTCCATCTGGATATCAACTTGATTCTACGGTTTATCCAATAACACTATCGCAAGATGGGAAATGGTCAAGTAGCGGTCAAGGTATTAATGTGAAATCACCAACCACTGATGGCAACGGCTATAAAGATGGTTTTTCTATTGCTACTGATAAATCAAACAATACTGATAATAATAATGTTGTTAGATTTGTCAAAAATGATGCTTTCAAAAAGTTTGATCTGACAGTTAATAAAGTTGACAAAACAACTGGAAATGCGCTAAAAGATGCTAAATTCACATTAACTGACTCTGATGGCAAAACATCAGTTTACAAAGAAACCGATCCAACGTCGACTTTCACTTTTGAAAATCTTTCATCAGGAACATATACTTTGAAAGAATCAAAAGCTCCTGATGGATACATTGCTAGTAAAGATGTCACAATAATAATTTCTGATGATGGCAGTGTTAAGATAACTAACAATAATGGCGATTGGAAATCAACTTTACAAAATGATGCAGGTAACAATCAGATTAGCCTAACGGTCAACAATTCAAATAAAACTGTTTTTCCATCTACAGGTGGTACTGGTATTGTGCACTACATGTTGATAGCTGGTGCCTTTATATTAATTGCCTTGGGTGCTAGCGGTTATTATATTTTCCGAATAAAGAGGGGTAACCGATCATGA
- a CDS encoding helix-turn-helix domain-containing protein: MKDIKKLANILNADVILIDIATKQVNYLDESTNNSNKNVVNLLIDNIELLTNHIYQSLDYNSGHILTCHVNEESIVCFSFKYDDPLSTSSELMMLHSLSNLKSISQIIYTLYNSNDAPEEEVHITKFSDKLHIKKESNEPFNPKIFFNTETDIIKSIVYSRKANLITALEKLSRLKIIGERFASNNMIRGEKDTLISYVSVLNRAIIQWGYPVESAFQLHNELVQEIELSPQFLNFFQVIREVTWHYFKIVQNHRIHNFLPLHQRIKQYIKEHISENITLDDIATALNASKKTFNPAFKKEYKITITQFIRQTKIDTAKELLIASNLTLLEISNLLSFSTASYFVKTFKEITGITPNHFRQHFFDEELHL, encoded by the coding sequence ATGAAAGATATTAAAAAGTTAGCAAACATTTTAAATGCTGATGTTATTTTGATTGACATTGCCACAAAACAAGTAAATTACTTAGATGAATCTACTAATAATTCCAATAAAAATGTTGTGAATTTATTAATTGATAATATTGAGCTGCTCACAAATCACATTTATCAATCGCTAGACTATAATTCTGGTCATATTTTAACTTGCCATGTCAATGAAGAAAGCATCGTTTGCTTCTCTTTTAAATACGACGACCCACTATCAACGAGTAGTGAGCTAATGATGTTACATTCTCTTTCAAATCTAAAATCCATTTCTCAAATTATCTATACTTTATATAATTCTAACGATGCGCCAGAAGAAGAGGTCCACATTACAAAGTTTTCAGATAAACTCCACATCAAAAAAGAGAGCAATGAACCCTTTAATCCAAAAATATTTTTTAATACAGAAACCGATATTATCAAGTCAATTGTTTATTCACGTAAAGCCAATTTAATCACAGCGCTTGAAAAGTTGTCACGTTTAAAAATAATTGGTGAACGTTTTGCTTCCAACAACATGATTAGAGGCGAAAAAGATACGCTTATTTCCTATGTTTCCGTTTTAAACCGAGCGATTATACAATGGGGGTACCCCGTCGAATCAGCATTTCAATTGCACAATGAGCTTGTGCAAGAAATTGAACTATCTCCTCAGTTTCTGAATTTTTTTCAAGTTATTAGAGAAGTTACTTGGCATTATTTTAAAATTGTGCAGAACCATAGAATTCACAATTTCTTACCGCTTCATCAAAGAATTAAACAATATATAAAGGAGCATATTAGCGAAAACATTACACTTGATGACATTGCTACGGCACTGAATGCTTCAAAAAAGACGTTTAATCCAGCCTTCAAAAAAGAGTATAAAATAACGATTACTCAATTCATTAGGCAAACCAAAATAGATACGGCAAAAGAGTTGTTAATTGCTTCGAATCTCACATTACTAGAAATTTCAAATTTGCTATCTTTTTCAACTGCAAGCTATTTTGTCAAAACTTTCAAAGAGATAACCGGAATAACTCCTAATCATTTTCGCCAACACTTTTTTGATGAAGAACTTCATTTGTAA
- the nrdG gene encoding anaerobic ribonucleoside-triphosphate reductase activating protein, which yields MSRPLRKPNNPMPKEWTAQKYSQNYVADYKAFNFVDGEGVRCSLYVSGCLFLCPGCYNVAAQNFHFGQPYTQELEDQIIEDLSQDYVQGLTLLGGEPFLNTDVCLQLCRRIRKEFGHSKDIWSWTGYTWEELEQETYDKMRLLSLLDILVDGRFLEEEKDLTLQFRGSANQRIIDVPKSLAQNEVVIWDKLVR from the coding sequence ATGTCGCGACCTTTGCGAAAACCAAACAATCCGATGCCCAAAGAATGGACCGCACAAAAGTATAGTCAAAATTATGTCGCTGACTATAAAGCCTTCAATTTTGTTGATGGCGAAGGGGTTCGTTGTAGTTTATATGTGAGTGGTTGTTTGTTTTTATGTCCCGGTTGCTACAACGTTGCCGCGCAAAATTTTCATTTTGGACAGCCCTACACACAAGAACTGGAAGACCAAATTATTGAAGATTTGAGTCAAGACTATGTCCAAGGGCTGACGTTGTTAGGTGGGGAACCATTCTTAAACACAGATGTATGTCTACAGCTCTGCCGTCGGATTCGGAAAGAATTTGGCCATTCGAAAGATATTTGGTCGTGGACTGGGTATACATGGGAAGAGCTGGAACAAGAGACCTATGATAAGATGCGGTTATTATCCTTACTAGATATTCTGGTGGATGGTCGCTTCTTGGAAGAAGAAAAAGACTTAACATTACAGTTTAGAGGTAGCGCTAATCAAAGAATTATTGATGTACCTAAATCGTTGGCACAAAATGAGGTTGTGATTTGGGATAAGTTAGTGCGATGA
- the nrdD gene encoding anaerobic ribonucleoside-triphosphate reductase, with protein sequence MNNMIKLMKLPDLTVIKHSGEGTQFYAYKINFILEKLNLSENIINDINRDLYQMLANQASITTIEIRNLLISLLKKYEQLDAVDAYNSYYVADQQKFSDASDVQKRIEKLFAQDESVVHENANKDSRVFNTQRDLEAGAASRALGLQMLPPLVAKAHLRGDIHWHDLDYSPVTPATNCCLIDFENLLTNGYKIGNAWVDSPHSIQTATAQMAQIIANVASSQYGGCSANRIDQLLAPYAQMNYDKHLVDAKKWIDADRQEEYAKEKTCKDIYDAMQGLEYEINTLYSSQGQTPFTTVNFGLGTSWLEREIQKAILQIRIKGLGKERRTAIFPKLIFTLKKGLNFSPEDPNYDIKQLALECSTKRMYPDLLMYDKIVELTGSFKTPMGCRSFLQGWEDETGVEVNSGRMNLGVVSVNLPRISLFAKGDMNLFWKIFDEKMALCHDALAYRIERTKEAVPENAPLLYMYGAFGKRLKATDSVDEVFKNGRATISLGYVGVYETCIAFFGPDWEKNPEAHQFAEAVVKRMHDYCQEWEAESGYHYSLYSTPAESLTDTFCHLDQEKFGDVPDITDKQYYTNSFHYDVRKHPTPFEKISFEETFPKYASGGFIHYCEYPNLKQNPQALEAVWNWAYDHVGYLGTNTCIDKCFKCGFAGEFKSTARGFMCPECGNHDPELCDVVKRTCGYLGNPQQRPMVHGRHVEIISRQKNLTKEMIENVATFAKTKQSDAQRMDRTKV encoded by the coding sequence ATGAACAATATGATTAAACTTATGAAGTTACCTGATTTAACAGTAATCAAGCATAGCGGTGAGGGAACACAATTCTATGCTTATAAAATTAATTTTATTTTAGAGAAGCTCAATTTATCAGAAAATATTATCAACGATATCAACCGTGATTTATATCAAATGTTGGCGAACCAAGCGAGTATCACAACAATAGAAATTCGCAATTTGTTAATTTCCTTACTTAAAAAATATGAACAGTTGGATGCTGTGGATGCTTATAATTCATACTATGTAGCAGACCAACAAAAATTCTCCGATGCTTCAGATGTTCAAAAACGCATAGAGAAACTTTTTGCCCAAGATGAGAGTGTCGTCCATGAAAATGCCAATAAGGATAGTCGCGTATTCAACACGCAACGTGATTTGGAAGCGGGAGCAGCAAGTCGTGCGTTAGGATTACAAATGCTGCCACCTTTGGTAGCCAAAGCACATTTACGTGGGGATATTCATTGGCACGATTTGGATTATTCACCAGTCACACCAGCTACCAATTGTTGTTTGATTGATTTTGAAAACTTGTTAACAAACGGCTATAAAATTGGAAATGCGTGGGTAGATTCACCACATTCTATTCAAACTGCTACTGCGCAAATGGCTCAAATTATTGCCAACGTCGCATCTTCACAATATGGTGGTTGTTCAGCTAATCGGATTGATCAGTTACTTGCGCCTTATGCACAAATGAACTATGATAAGCACCTTGTTGACGCCAAAAAATGGATTGATGCTGACCGACAAGAAGAGTACGCCAAAGAAAAGACTTGCAAAGATATTTACGATGCGATGCAAGGATTGGAGTATGAAATCAATACGTTGTACTCTTCCCAGGGGCAAACACCATTTACAACTGTTAATTTTGGATTGGGGACAAGCTGGTTAGAGCGGGAAATCCAGAAAGCTATTTTACAGATTCGTATCAAAGGACTAGGGAAAGAACGGCGCACGGCCATTTTCCCAAAACTAATCTTTACTTTGAAAAAAGGGTTGAATTTTAGTCCAGAAGATCCAAACTACGATATTAAGCAATTAGCTTTGGAATGTTCAACCAAACGTATGTATCCTGATTTATTAATGTACGATAAAATTGTTGAATTGACAGGTAGTTTCAAAACACCAATGGGTTGCCGTTCATTCTTACAAGGTTGGGAAGATGAAACAGGCGTTGAAGTTAATTCTGGACGTATGAATTTGGGTGTTGTTTCCGTTAACTTACCACGTATTTCTCTGTTTGCTAAAGGTGATATGAATCTATTCTGGAAGATTTTTGATGAAAAAATGGCATTATGCCATGATGCGCTAGCTTACCGGATTGAACGTACCAAAGAAGCTGTACCAGAAAATGCACCATTGCTGTATATGTACGGTGCCTTTGGCAAAAGATTGAAGGCTACTGATAGTGTTGATGAAGTGTTTAAAAACGGTCGCGCTACGATTTCATTAGGATATGTGGGCGTTTATGAAACATGCATTGCATTCTTTGGTCCAGACTGGGAAAAGAATCCGGAAGCACATCAATTTGCTGAAGCAGTTGTTAAAAGAATGCATGATTATTGTCAAGAATGGGAAGCAGAGAGTGGTTATCACTATAGTTTGTATTCGACACCAGCCGAATCTTTGACCGATACATTTTGCCATCTTGACCAAGAAAAATTTGGGGATGTGCCTGACATTACTGACAAGCAGTACTATACCAATAGCTTCCATTATGATGTTAGAAAGCATCCAACACCATTTGAAAAAATATCATTTGAAGAGACGTTTCCAAAATATGCGTCGGGCGGTTTCATTCACTATTGTGAATATCCTAACTTAAAGCAAAACCCGCAAGCCTTAGAAGCCGTTTGGAATTGGGCCTACGACCATGTCGGCTATTTAGGTACCAACACATGCATCGACAAGTGTTTCAAGTGTGGCTTTGCTGGTGAATTCAAGTCAACAGCGCGTGGCTTTATGTGTCCTGAGTGTGGTAACCATGATCCTGAATTGTGTGATGTGGTCAAAAGAACGTGTGGCTATCTAGGGAATCCTCAGCAACGACCAATGGTTCATGGTCGACACGTTGAAATAATTTCACGTCAAAAGAATTTAACTAAGGAGATGATTGAAAATGTCGCGACCTTTGCGAAAACCAAACAATCCGATGCCCAAAGAATGGACCGCACAAAAGTATAG